The proteins below are encoded in one region of Methanofollis aquaemaris:
- a CDS encoding ornithine cyclodeaminase — protein MQASREIELEGHIIDSGVMTMVMDRVMDMGGDFETLVFDIGKKKTDTSYARLRVSAQDEGHLEAILSELFRLGAHLPVSTDARLVPVEGDRIVPKGFYSTTNHPTWIKFRGEWIPVEDLEMDCLLVIDPEEKRAFCTPLSKLRKGDCVVVGDDGVKVEFPQRPREGGRFEFMHGTVSSERPSETLIEKIAREILDIKRENGKIVLVGGPAIIHAGGGAALAEIIREGYIDTLFAGNALATHDIEFNLFGTSLGMNIKTAKLVTGGHKHHIYAISEVMRAGSIKDAVEQGVITGGVMYECVKRDVPFVLAGSIRDDGPLPDVITDVMVAQDRMREHLRGAKMVLMVSTLLHSVAVGNCLPSQVKTICVDINPASVTKLMDRGTSQAIGVVSDAGTFFPMLARKLEELSEKVSE, from the coding sequence ATGCAAGCTTCCCGGGAGATAGAACTGGAAGGGCATATCATCGATTCAGGCGTCATGACGATGGTCATGGACCGGGTCATGGATATGGGCGGGGATTTTGAGACCCTCGTCTTCGATATCGGGAAGAAAAAGACCGACACCAGTTATGCACGCCTACGGGTGAGCGCCCAGGACGAGGGCCATCTCGAGGCGATCCTCAGCGAACTCTTCAGGCTCGGGGCACACCTCCCGGTCTCCACCGACGCCAGGCTTGTCCCGGTGGAAGGCGACCGGATCGTTCCCAAGGGCTTCTACTCGACGACCAACCACCCGACCTGGATCAAGTTCAGGGGCGAGTGGATCCCGGTCGAAGACCTGGAGATGGACTGTCTCCTGGTCATCGACCCCGAAGAGAAGCGGGCCTTCTGCACTCCCCTCTCCAAACTCAGGAAGGGAGACTGTGTCGTCGTCGGTGACGACGGGGTCAAGGTCGAGTTCCCCCAGCGGCCGCGCGAAGGGGGCCGGTTTGAGTTCATGCACGGGACCGTCTCGTCCGAGCGCCCTTCAGAGACGCTCATCGAGAAGATCGCCCGCGAGATCCTGGACATCAAGCGCGAGAACGGCAAGATTGTCCTGGTCGGCGGGCCTGCAATCATCCATGCCGGCGGCGGTGCGGCACTGGCCGAGATCATCCGTGAGGGCTACATCGACACCCTCTTCGCGGGCAACGCCCTGGCCACCCACGACATCGAGTTCAACCTCTTCGGCACCTCCCTCGGGATGAACATCAAGACGGCGAAACTCGTCACCGGCGGGCACAAACACCACATCTATGCCATCTCCGAGGTGATGCGGGCGGGCTCGATCAAGGACGCGGTAGAGCAGGGCGTCATCACCGGCGGCGTGATGTATGAGTGCGTGAAGCGTGACGTCCCCTTCGTTCTTGCAGGATCGATCCGGGACGACGGACCCCTGCCCGACGTCATCACCGACGTGATGGTGGCCCAGGACCGGATGCGCGAGCACCTCCGCGGGGCGAAGATGGTGCTGATGGTCTCGACGCTCCTCCACTCGGTGGCAGTCGGCAACTGCCTGCCCTCGCAGGTGAAGACGATCTGCGTGGACATCAACCCGGCCTCGGTGACCAAACTGATGGACCGCGGCACCTCGCAGGCGATCGGGGTCGTTTCGGACGCAGGCACCTTCTTCCCGATGCTTGCGAGAAAACTGGAAGAACTCTCAGAAAAAGTCAGCGAGTAA
- a CDS encoding pyridoxal phosphate-dependent aminotransferase, protein MTSQIPDKIIHGGTVRWHKKHSEIDLLDFSASINPFPPTVSLTPPDEEAITSYPDDRYEELKEAIAVHFRRAPEEVTLGNGSVEVIRTFCAATLGPGMRAAIIPPTFGEYEMAARLAGGAVTTDPRGAAVRFLCNPNNPDGTLTGRDEVLALLDNLPEGQRLFIDEAFIELADPAESVSDVRHRALFVSRSITKSFAVPGLRFGFGLGDPDLIAELEARRLPWTVNAWAEAFALRALRHADDLAESRRLIRGERAWLTRELRALGLAPYPSSANYLLVPVPCPASDLAATLMKQGVLVRDCTSFGLPHAIRVAVRRLDENRRLVEAIAGCLP, encoded by the coding sequence ATGACCTCGCAGATACCAGACAAGATTATTCACGGCGGGACCGTGCGGTGGCATAAGAAGCATTCTGAGATAGATCTCCTTGATTTCAGTGCGAGTATCAATCCCTTCCCCCCTACTGTCTCTCTCACCCCTCCTGATGAGGAGGCGATCACCTCCTATCCCGACGACCGGTATGAGGAGTTGAAGGAAGCGATCGCCGTACACTTCAGGAGGGCACCAGAGGAGGTCACTCTGGGCAATGGCTCGGTCGAGGTGATCCGCACTTTCTGTGCTGCCACCCTCGGCCCGGGCATGCGCGCCGCGATCATCCCGCCGACCTTCGGAGAGTACGAGATGGCGGCGCGCCTCGCCGGGGGAGCGGTCACCACCGATCCTCGGGGGGCCGCGGTCAGATTTCTCTGCAATCCCAACAACCCGGACGGTACGCTCACCGGCCGCGACGAAGTGCTCGCCCTCCTCGACAACCTCCCCGAAGGCCAGCGACTCTTTATCGATGAGGCCTTCATCGAACTCGCCGACCCGGCCGAGAGTGTCTCTGATGTACGTCACCGGGCGCTCTTTGTCTCCAGGTCGATCACCAAGTCCTTCGCCGTACCCGGCCTGCGGTTCGGCTTCGGCCTCGGCGACCCCGACCTCATCGCCGAACTCGAAGCCCGTCGCCTCCCCTGGACCGTCAACGCCTGGGCCGAGGCCTTCGCGCTACGTGCCCTCCGCCACGCCGACGATCTCGCCGAGTCCAGGCGGCTGATCAGGGGGGAGCGGGCATGGCTTACCCGCGAACTCCGGGCTCTCGGCCTCGCCCCATACCCATCCTCTGCCAACTACCTCCTGGTTCCGGTCCCGTGTCCGGCCTCCGACCTGGCCGCGACCCTGATGAAGCAGGGGGTGCTGGTGCGGGACTGCACATCCTTCGGCCTTCCCCATGCGATCCGGGTGGCCGTGCGGCGACTGGACGAGAACAGGAGACTTGTGGAGGCCATCGCTGGATGCTTGCCCTGA
- a CDS encoding EVE domain-containing protein, whose product MIRWLATSTRENADVVIKKEIWGVPKRDVSQINRIRPGDTLLLHVGHEAVDKDVTLPPAIIGCFEIVSVVYEDTDPIFTAPRKLGDEVFPLRVRLKTITIFDPPVEFTPLIPRLKFITDKKQWSDRIKGQAMRAITEEDHALIMKMAKKPGGRFPPDGEGMDQRAPNI is encoded by the coding sequence ATGATCCGCTGGCTCGCCACCTCCACCCGTGAGAATGCAGACGTCGTGATAAAAAAGGAGATCTGGGGCGTCCCGAAGAGGGACGTCAGCCAGATCAACAGGATTAGACCTGGCGACACCCTGCTCCTCCATGTCGGGCACGAGGCGGTCGATAAAGACGTTACCCTGCCGCCTGCGATCATCGGGTGCTTCGAGATCGTCTCCGTTGTCTATGAGGACACCGATCCGATCTTCACCGCCCCAAGAAAACTCGGGGACGAGGTTTTTCCACTGCGGGTCAGACTGAAGACGATCACAATCTTCGACCCGCCCGTGGAGTTCACGCCCCTCATCCCTCGCCTGAAATTCATCACCGACAAAAAGCAGTGGTCAGACCGGATCAAGGGGCAGGCGATGCGAGCGATCACGGAAGAGGACCATGCACTCATCATGAAGATGGCAAAGAAACCGGGGGGTCGATTCCCCCCCGACGGTGAGGGGATGGATCAAAGAGCCCCCAACATCTGA
- the putP gene encoding sodium/proline symporter PutP has product MFSNGTAILAAFIVYLGAMVVIGFLYYNKTNTVSDYILGNRGLNRYVAALSAEASDMSGWLLIGLPGLAYLSGMSAVWVALGLIVGTFLNWKFVAKRLRVYTQKANDSLTLPDFFKNRFNDRSGLISAIAAVFILIFFLIYTSAQFVAGGKLFNTVFGLDYTTALLIGSLIVVAYTFTGGFKAVCLTDFIQGTLMFFALLMVPIMAILLLGGPGATVTGIEQVDPALLNPFMDAETGLPLTAIAIISSLAWALGYFGQPHILVRFMAIRRPEEIREARSVAMVWVTISLLAAVAIGLIGRAYLNQPLLGPDAETVFMVMTSEVFFSFLAGIVLCGILAAIMSTASSQLLVSASAVSQDLYKSFFRHEASEKELIWVSRFSVLFVALLAIFLALDPESSVFKIVSYAWAGFGATFGPVILMGLFWKRTTRQGALAGIVVGGLTVLIWKWFGFFGLYEIVPGFILSMLAIYVVSKMTPEPEPEIVAVFEETEKELQKSEC; this is encoded by the coding sequence ATGTTCAGCAATGGCACCGCTATATTAGCCGCATTTATCGTCTACCTGGGCGCAATGGTCGTCATCGGGTTCTTGTATTACAACAAAACAAACACGGTCAGCGATTACATCCTCGGGAACAGGGGGTTGAACCGCTATGTTGCAGCACTCAGTGCCGAAGCCTCGGATATGAGTGGCTGGCTGCTCATCGGCCTCCCGGGGCTGGCCTATCTCTCCGGCATGAGTGCCGTATGGGTAGCGCTCGGGCTCATCGTCGGCACATTCCTGAACTGGAAATTTGTCGCCAAACGCCTGCGTGTCTATACCCAGAAAGCCAACGATTCGCTGACCCTCCCCGACTTTTTCAAGAATCGCTTCAACGATCGATCCGGTCTGATCAGCGCGATTGCAGCGGTGTTTATTCTGATCTTCTTCCTGATCTACACCTCCGCACAGTTCGTCGCCGGCGGGAAACTTTTCAATACCGTCTTCGGCCTCGACTACACCACGGCGCTGCTGATCGGTTCGCTGATTGTCGTCGCCTATACCTTCACTGGTGGGTTCAAGGCGGTCTGTCTCACCGACTTCATTCAGGGGACGCTGATGTTCTTTGCTCTCTTGATGGTCCCGATCATGGCCATCCTCCTTCTTGGCGGGCCCGGTGCCACCGTCACCGGGATCGAGCAGGTCGACCCCGCGCTCCTCAACCCCTTCATGGACGCGGAGACCGGTCTGCCTCTCACCGCCATTGCGATCATCTCCAGTCTCGCATGGGCGCTCGGGTATTTTGGTCAGCCTCATATCCTGGTCAGGTTCATGGCGATCAGAAGACCTGAGGAGATCAGAGAGGCGAGATCGGTCGCCATGGTCTGGGTTACCATCTCTCTCCTTGCTGCGGTTGCGATCGGTCTGATCGGCCGCGCCTATCTGAACCAACCTCTTCTGGGCCCTGATGCCGAGACGGTCTTTATGGTGATGACCAGCGAGGTATTCTTCTCGTTCCTTGCGGGTATCGTGCTCTGCGGGATCCTCGCGGCGATCATGAGCACGGCATCCTCTCAACTCCTGGTCAGCGCCTCGGCGGTCTCGCAGGATCTCTACAAGTCTTTCTTCAGACATGAGGCAAGCGAGAAGGAACTGATCTGGGTGAGCCGTTTCTCCGTTCTCTTTGTTGCTCTGCTGGCTATTTTCCTCGCGCTCGATCCCGAGAGCAGCGTCTTCAAGATCGTCTCCTATGCCTGGGCCGGTTTCGGCGCGACCTTTGGCCCGGTGATCCTGATGGGTCTCTTCTGGAAGCGGACGACGCGGCAGGGGGCCCTCGCCGGGATCGTCGTCGGTGGGTTGACGGTCCTGATCTGGAAGTGGTTTGGATTCTTCGGGCTGTACGAGATCGTGCCCGGGTTCATCCTCTCGATGCTTGCGATCTATGTCGTCAGCAAAATGACGCCTGAGCCTGAGCCCGAAATCGTAGCGGTCTTTGAGGAGACTGAAAAAGAACTTCAGAAGAGTGAGTGTTGA
- a CDS encoding archaeosine biosynthesis radical SAM protein RaSEA — MESIKPLATWKGKDRYEGSVLDSLTVIFKSGGCSYRRCLMCGYRFEGYFGASQEEILAQMRGQLAWVEEHFDLTAVQMVKIFTSGSFLDPVEVPPAFREDVCRAFAGKVVVVETRPEYVEEEGTAAMVAALDTGDFDTPLHIAVGLETTDDAIREKSIRKGFTFDDFIAASKRAGAAGAGVKAYLLLKPMFLTEKEAVEDMKKSILEVTPYCGMISMNACTVQRGTELEQAWKERTYRPPYLWSILEVLADISGDVPVFCDPVGGGATRGPHNCGTCDRDLVQGINDFALTGDVELVRALLDEVECGCKKEWEYVMGHERPWCMPLTR, encoded by the coding sequence ATGGAGTCGATCAAACCTCTGGCGACGTGGAAGGGAAAGGACCGATATGAGGGCTCGGTTCTCGATTCGCTCACCGTCATCTTCAAGAGCGGCGGATGCTCGTACCGCCGGTGTCTGATGTGCGGGTACCGGTTTGAGGGCTACTTTGGGGCATCTCAAGAGGAGATCCTCGCGCAGATGCGCGGGCAACTCGCCTGGGTGGAGGAGCACTTCGACCTCACGGCCGTGCAGATGGTGAAGATCTTCACCTCCGGGAGTTTCCTCGACCCGGTCGAGGTACCCCCGGCCTTCAGGGAGGACGTCTGCCGGGCCTTTGCCGGGAAAGTCGTCGTCGTCGAGACCCGCCCCGAGTACGTCGAGGAAGAGGGCACGGCGGCGATGGTAGCCGCCCTCGACACCGGAGATTTCGATACCCCTCTCCACATCGCTGTCGGACTGGAGACGACCGACGACGCGATCAGGGAAAAATCGATCAGGAAGGGCTTCACCTTCGACGACTTCATCGCCGCCTCGAAGCGGGCAGGTGCGGCCGGGGCCGGGGTGAAGGCTTACCTTCTCCTCAAGCCGATGTTCCTCACCGAGAAAGAAGCGGTCGAGGACATGAAAAAATCGATCCTGGAGGTGACCCCGTACTGCGGGATGATCTCGATGAATGCCTGCACCGTCCAGCGGGGCACCGAACTGGAACAGGCCTGGAAGGAACGCACCTACCGCCCGCCGTACCTCTGGTCCATCCTCGAAGTGCTCGCGGACATCTCCGGCGACGTCCCGGTCTTCTGCGATCCCGTCGGCGGGGGTGCGACGCGGGGACCGCACAACTGCGGGACCTGCGACCGCGACCTTGTCCAGGGGATCAACGACTTCGCCCTCACCGGCGACGTGGAACTGGTCCGCGCTCTCCTCGACGAGGTGGAGTGCGGATGCAAAAAAGAGTGGGAGTATGTCATGGGGCACGAACGCCCATGGTGCATGCCCCTTACTCGCTGA
- a CDS encoding flavodoxin domain-containing protein translates to MSPRILIAYATKHETTREIADAIAETLKEQGIDAEARSVGTVDSVFGYDGVVIGSPIYMGKILKEAKQFVARFAGALQERPTAAFAVGMSCKDLTDENCRKVEKAMEPVTGPLQIRGEMGMFAGRMNPSFAPVIGLFMRYDEAKTEDARDWDAIRTWARELPGRLGIAAV, encoded by the coding sequence ATGTCGCCGCGTATCCTCATCGCCTATGCGACCAAACACGAGACCACGCGGGAGATCGCCGACGCCATCGCCGAAACGCTGAAGGAGCAAGGCATCGACGCCGAGGCCAGATCAGTCGGTACGGTGGACTCCGTCTTCGGATATGACGGAGTCGTCATCGGTTCTCCCATCTACATGGGAAAGATCCTCAAAGAGGCAAAGCAATTTGTGGCCCGCTTCGCCGGCGCCCTGCAGGAGAGACCGACCGCGGCCTTTGCCGTCGGGATGAGTTGCAAGGACCTGACCGACGAGAACTGCCGGAAGGTGGAGAAGGCAATGGAACCGGTCACCGGCCCTCTTCAGATCAGAGGAGAGATGGGAATGTTTGCCGGGAGGATGAACCCTTCCTTCGCTCCGGTCATCGGCCTTTTCATGAGATATGACGAGGCAAAGACCGAAGACGCCCGCGACTGGGATGCGATCAGGACGTGGGCCCGTGAGTTGCCGGGGCGGCTCGGGATTGCCGCTGTCTGA
- the recQ gene encoding DNA helicase RecQ, with the protein MHTVDALLKKYWGYTAFLPHQKEIITSVLEGRDTVAIMATGGGKSLCYQLPALYLGGLTVVISPLISLMKDQVDDLNLRGIPAAAYNSSLEYCERKEIEAQLRDNTLRLLFISPEKCMQPNFLKFLGRFQVHLIAVDEAHCISEWGHNFRPEYRQLSRLKKHFPNVPVVALTATAVPEVRKDIHRQLGLSDAREFVGSFNRTNLRYSVVQKTNPMALLLTYIGRHSNESGIVYCFSKKETEDLSRELQKYGYKALAYHAGLAKTIREKVQDDFIHDNVQIVCATVAFGMGIDKPDVRYVIHYDLPKTIESYYQETGRAGRDGQSSECVLFYSRGEYGKVRSMLEHDRSNEGHIRIAVRKLQEMLDYCETTGCRRKYLLNYFGEEYGGENCGLCDNCDHPGETVDGTECARTIIACVEQLPTNFGIELIADVLRGSKNEKIRDNRFDLLPAYNTGAEQSKKQYRTWINDLVRQGYLARTGERYPVIALTEKSAEVMRGEVRVMLPAPEAGAKKRARPQSNEPTDPEDRELFLRLKTLRKSIADRDSVPPYIIFPDRSLREMAGARPCDRESFGNITGVGEFKLKKYGPEFISAIEQYVRDKGA; encoded by the coding sequence ATGCACACCGTCGACGCACTCCTGAAAAAATACTGGGGCTACACCGCTTTTCTCCCCCACCAGAAAGAGATCATAACATCGGTCCTGGAGGGACGGGACACGGTGGCGATCATGGCGACGGGAGGCGGGAAGTCGCTCTGCTACCAGTTGCCCGCCCTGTACCTCGGCGGCCTGACCGTCGTCATCTCTCCCCTTATCTCGCTCATGAAGGACCAGGTCGACGACCTGAACCTGAGGGGGATCCCTGCGGCCGCCTACAACAGTTCGCTGGAATATTGCGAGCGCAAAGAGATCGAGGCACAGTTGAGAGACAACACCCTCAGGTTGCTCTTCATCTCCCCGGAAAAATGTATGCAGCCCAACTTCCTCAAATTCCTCGGCAGGTTCCAGGTCCACCTCATCGCCGTCGACGAGGCGCATTGCATCTCAGAATGGGGGCACAACTTCAGGCCTGAATACCGGCAATTGTCCAGGCTGAAAAAACACTTTCCAAACGTCCCGGTCGTCGCACTGACGGCCACCGCCGTCCCAGAAGTCAGGAAAGATATCCATCGACAACTCGGGTTATCGGATGCCCGCGAGTTCGTCGGCAGTTTCAACCGCACCAATCTCCGGTATAGCGTGGTCCAAAAGACGAACCCGATGGCCCTGCTTCTCACCTACATCGGGAGGCACAGTAACGAGTCAGGGATCGTCTACTGTTTCAGCAAGAAAGAGACCGAAGATCTTTCACGGGAACTCCAGAAGTACGGGTACAAAGCGCTCGCCTATCACGCGGGCCTCGCAAAGACCATCCGAGAAAAGGTCCAGGACGATTTCATCCACGACAATGTGCAGATCGTCTGTGCCACCGTCGCCTTCGGCATGGGCATAGACAAACCTGACGTCCGCTATGTCATCCACTACGACCTGCCCAAGACCATCGAGTCGTATTACCAGGAAACCGGGCGTGCGGGGCGGGACGGCCAGTCCAGCGAGTGCGTTCTCTTCTACAGCCGCGGCGAGTACGGCAAAGTCCGCTCCATGCTCGAACACGACCGATCGAACGAAGGTCATATACGAATCGCCGTCCGCAAACTGCAGGAGATGCTTGATTATTGCGAGACAACCGGCTGCAGGCGGAAATATCTTCTCAATTATTTTGGAGAGGAATATGGCGGGGAAAATTGCGGTCTGTGCGATAACTGCGACCATCCCGGGGAGACGGTCGACGGCACGGAATGCGCACGAACGATCATCGCGTGCGTGGAACAGTTGCCGACGAATTTCGGGATCGAACTCATTGCAGATGTCCTGAGGGGCTCGAAGAACGAAAAAATCCGGGACAACCGTTTCGACCTCCTCCCGGCCTATAATACCGGCGCTGAGCAGAGCAAAAAGCAGTACAGAACGTGGATCAACGACCTGGTCAGGCAGGGATATCTGGCACGGACCGGGGAGAGATATCCGGTCATCGCCCTGACAGAGAAGAGTGCGGAGGTCATGAGGGGAGAGGTGCGGGTGATGCTTCCGGCGCCTGAAGCTGGCGCAAAGAAGCGTGCCAGGCCCCAGAGCAATGAACCCACGGATCCGGAAGACAGGGAGTTGTTCCTCCGACTAAAAACGCTGCGCAAGTCGATTGCAGACCGTGACAGCGTACCCCCCTACATCATATTCCCTGACCGAAGCCTGAGAGAGATGGCCGGCGCCCGTCCCTGCGACAGGGAGAGTTTTGGGAATATCACTGGCGTCGGAGAGTTCAAACTGAAAAAATACGGTCCAGAATTTATCTCAGCCATCGAGCAGTATGTGCGGGATAAAGGGGCCTGA
- a CDS encoding NTP transferase domain-containing protein, which yields MLALILAGGQGSRLNMGEKPLVTICGRPMIEYVVEAFTLAGCETVVVASQQTPYTRNWCRAHGISLYSAGARGYVADIVEAVTELGEEGPIITSVSDIPCVTPDLVTRVQEAYQESGTPALSTWVPAAHCTGSALRASYQEYIDGVAACPAGVNVLLGARIEEEQKESRLLIDDPALGLNVNTRADLARAARRLCPEAAGASDRFGRES from the coding sequence ATGCTTGCCCTGATTCTGGCCGGCGGCCAGGGTTCCAGGCTCAACATGGGCGAAAAACCCCTGGTGACCATCTGCGGCCGACCGATGATCGAGTACGTCGTCGAGGCCTTCACCCTGGCCGGTTGCGAGACGGTGGTCGTCGCCTCCCAGCAGACCCCCTACACCAGAAACTGGTGCCGGGCCCATGGGATCTCTCTCTACTCGGCAGGCGCCCGCGGGTATGTCGCGGACATCGTCGAGGCCGTCACCGAACTCGGCGAGGAGGGGCCGATCATCACCTCGGTCTCGGATATCCCCTGCGTCACCCCCGACCTGGTGACGAGAGTGCAGGAGGCCTATCAGGAGTCCGGCACCCCTGCCCTCTCCACCTGGGTGCCGGCGGCACACTGCACCGGGTCGGCATTGCGGGCCTCGTATCAGGAGTATATCGACGGGGTCGCCGCCTGCCCGGCCGGGGTGAACGTCCTTCTCGGTGCCCGGATCGAGGAGGAGCAGAAGGAGTCTCGCCTCCTTATCGACGACCCTGCCCTCGGGCTCAACGTCAACACGCGCGCGGATCTCGCCCGTGCGGCGCGCCGTCTCTGTCCGGAAGCGGCGGGCGCATCCGACAGGTTCGGGCGTGAATCCTGA
- a CDS encoding NYN domain-containing protein: MDTKSDSIALFIDFDNIEIGIKRGYNRSFSIGPVIKELSEMGTVVVRRAYGDWVSYQAYREGLIEHGIELIERTAITNSGKNGADIKIAIDAVDLALKNDFIDTFAIVSGDSDFLPLIQKLREYGKYVTVISGDGFTSPFIMKNCDKFISYETIAGIEKPHEEKKKLKDAIELLEKVILSRVDEGRGLHLAAIKNQMLRLDPSFNEKSYGFSNFGKFIRYIGDECLLPIKIHTRDSGDWYLDYFSDDDEMITSEEYQQREPNLREWGIIFGTIERCFREGEGKYTQGWYQYLIAYLTQQRREGKIGLDQNSLRAALHRLLDYGILLQKNPEKSLEKSVFQLSGTYAEKKATFMDERYRGL, encoded by the coding sequence ATGGATACTAAATCAGATTCAATCGCACTCTTCATCGATTTTGACAATATCGAGATCGGGATAAAGAGAGGATATAATCGGAGTTTCTCAATCGGACCGGTTATCAAAGAACTCTCTGAGATGGGCACCGTCGTTGTCAGGAGAGCGTACGGCGACTGGGTATCTTACCAGGCCTATCGGGAAGGCCTGATCGAACACGGGATCGAACTGATCGAACGAACAGCCATCACAAACAGCGGGAAAAACGGCGCGGACATTAAAATCGCCATTGACGCCGTCGACCTGGCACTGAAGAACGACTTCATCGACACCTTTGCAATCGTATCCGGAGACAGCGATTTTCTCCCGCTCATCCAGAAGTTGAGAGAATATGGGAAGTATGTGACGGTGATCAGCGGGGATGGTTTCACCAGTCCGTTTATTATGAAAAATTGCGACAAGTTCATCTCATATGAGACGATCGCCGGGATCGAAAAACCCCATGAAGAGAAGAAGAAGTTGAAAGATGCGATCGAACTGCTCGAAAAGGTCATACTCTCCAGGGTCGACGAAGGAAGAGGACTGCACCTGGCCGCGATCAAAAACCAGATGCTCAGACTCGACCCTTCATTCAACGAAAAGTCCTATGGTTTTTCCAATTTTGGAAAATTTATCAGGTACATCGGCGACGAGTGTCTTCTCCCGATAAAAATCCACACCAGGGACAGCGGGGACTGGTACCTCGACTACTTCTCCGACGACGACGAGATGATCACCTCAGAAGAATACCAGCAGCGGGAACCAAATCTCCGGGAGTGGGGGATCATTTTTGGGACCATTGAACGGTGTTTCCGCGAGGGCGAGGGCAAGTATACCCAGGGGTGGTATCAGTACCTGATCGCATACCTGACGCAGCAGAGACGGGAGGGAAAGATCGGTCTGGACCAGAACAGTCTGCGGGCGGCACTGCACCGTCTCCTTGACTATGGCATATTGCTCCAGAAAAATCCGGAGAAGAGCCTTGAGAAATCGGTGTTTCAGTTGTCCGGAACCTATGCGGAAAAAAAAGCCACATTCATGGACGAACGGTATCGCGGCCTCTGA
- a CDS encoding TIGR01458 family HAD-type hydrolase, whose product MIDAKAVLLDIEGVLHVGGVPVPGGAAAVEALQEVGIPFRCVSNTTRRSRASLAAMLRDIGYEIPEKFIFTPSLAAAREIEQRGGGRCFLLATGDVHTDFLSAGIPLGAKDARFVVVGDAGDEFTYESMNRALRLLLRGADLIALEKDRYWRGAEDLMLSAGPYVAALEYAAGNMAHLVGKPSKAFFTLALDDMGVAPEDAVMIGDDIATDIGGAKNAGMKAFLVRTGKYREELVQKAKVAPDEIIDSVAALAEVVRLR is encoded by the coding sequence ATGATCGATGCAAAAGCGGTGCTGCTCGATATCGAAGGAGTGCTCCATGTCGGCGGCGTGCCGGTGCCCGGCGGGGCGGCGGCGGTGGAAGCATTGCAGGAGGTTGGGATCCCCTTCAGATGCGTCTCCAACACGACCCGCCGCTCCCGCGCCTCGCTGGCGGCCATGCTCCGGGACATCGGGTATGAGATCCCTGAGAAATTCATCTTCACTCCCTCGCTCGCAGCCGCCCGGGAGATCGAACAGCGCGGTGGCGGACGGTGTTTTCTGCTCGCCACCGGCGATGTGCATACCGACTTCCTGTCGGCCGGCATCCCGCTCGGTGCAAAAGATGCCAGGTTCGTCGTCGTCGGGGATGCCGGGGACGAGTTCACGTATGAGTCGATGAACCGCGCCCTCAGGCTCCTCCTCAGGGGTGCGGATCTCATCGCTCTTGAGAAAGACCGTTATTGGCGGGGCGCAGAGGATCTCATGCTCTCTGCCGGGCCGTATGTGGCAGCCCTCGAGTACGCCGCCGGGAATATGGCCCATCTTGTCGGGAAACCTTCGAAGGCCTTCTTCACCCTTGCCCTCGATGACATGGGAGTGGCTCCTGAAGATGCGGTCATGATCGGGGACGACATCGCAACCGATATCGGCGGGGCGAAAAATGCCGGGATGAAGGCATTCCTGGTCAGGACCGGGAAATACCGGGAGGAACTCGTACAGAAGGCGAAGGTGGCGCCCGATGAGATCATCGACTCGGTGGCGGCCCTGGCCGAGGTGGTGAGGTTGCGGTGA